TTCAGAAGATTAGTTAATATATTAGAACGTGCATATtatacaaataaaaaaaatcaataaataattaataaatagtggCATACGCCTTTTGAATGAAAAAGAGCCTTTTAAAAGGACCATTTGACAGTTGTAGTCTTATTTGTAGTAGTGCAAGTTCTCGTCATTGATGGCGTTGCCACAAACAACAATGACAACGGCAttcaagagcttcttgaTACCCTTCTTAGCAACAATGGAGACTTGAGAAGCAGTAGACTTGGCAGGGGCAAGAGATTCGTCAAAGTTGGCAGACATTTTGTGTGTTATTGGTTTTGTAgttgttttggtttgtgATGTTGTAGAGAACAGTAAAAGTTTTGTTTGTAGATGATTAGAAAGTGATTCCAATGAGATATTAGGCTCACTTATATAGTGTTTGAAAAATGAACCGGGTGGGCAGACTTTTTACTCGGTTCAAAACGCATGTTACATCTTTTACATATCTGATCATGTTGGTTATACAGCCATGCGAATTTTTCCGGAACAGCCATCGATAACCGGCATCATATGCCGGCAAATTTGCATGATGATCTTCGGAAAGGTTACCAGCCGCGCAACGGTTTTGAGTTTTGAGTACTATTTTAAGCAACTCAATAGTAACAATAGGCTCTGAAACGATCGGAAACGGACGTAGCAGTTAAAAATTACTGTTTATGTCAATATTTATGTTTAAGCTCCTAAGTCTGCATGAaaaatcttcaacaatAGTAGATCTTATACAGAATAATACTTTAACCCGGTCTCTGTTAACGTTAGAAGAATGTCGTGATTTAAAGTGCCGCCCACGTTTTTCCTTGGCGATTTGTTAATCAGTGTACAGCAAGGCAACGCGAGTTTGGCATACCAGTCGTATCAGAGTGACCAACCTGGATTCTAGTTAGACTTTGTTGTAGCAGTGAGGAATTCTAAGCTAGTTTTCATCAACTAAAAACAAGCTCGAATAGGTTACAAGAGCAAGCACGACAGTTATTCTTGTGGTTATGTGCCGATCGGAGGACCGGGTACACTCGGGAAAACATGTCGAACAAGATGTGTCACGCAATTAACGCGAAGTTAATGCCATGTAAACATGGGGCATGACACGACAATTGTGAAGCACGGTTCCTGTTAAAACTCGTCACGTAACTATTTCAACGGTAGTCATACAATTgattgaaataaatagagaacattaaaaaataaataaaacaaaaaaaatcataGCATTAAACCTAGCGGTTCCATTTAATCATCTGATATAATATTCTCGCAAATTCTTATCGTTTATAGCACTACCGCAGAGCACGTTCAAAGACCCTTGTAATACCTTTTTGAGCCCTTTTTTGGCCGCCAACGACACCTGGGAAGCAGTAGATTTGGCGGGGGAAAGTGATTCCTGATATGGAGACATTTTTGGGTAGTTtccaattattattagttcAGAAAATGTAAGTAGGAAGAATTGTACAATTTAACTGTGCACTTaaatttcaaaagaagaagaacaaataGTCAAACGATTGTTTGATTCTATTGATAGATGGTAgttgaattttttgatttattaCAATAGTATTTGGTCTGATTAGGGCAATTTATATTAGTTTCAGTAGGTGTTTTGAAATATAAAACATGGCTAGTTAGTCATATATGGGGGCACTGTTCCGCCAGAAAACAGGACCCTGCGTAAATCCCCACATATTGCCTTGCGTCTGATCTGCCTCGCTACTACGGTTATGCAtctaaaaaaattaaaagatTACGCAACCAGCATGAATTTGCTAAGAGATTATAAATCTTGCAGAAAACTCGACAAGGTGACTCGACATGATCGCTGACTCTAACCTTTAGCGGTTGAACGGGAATCGACCCCCACAGAGTATACTATATGACTCAGATAGATCTTATAGATATTTCGAAGTTATCATCTCAACGGGTGCGGCGgtgaatgaatgaatatACGGCTTGTTCTCAAACTTGGATAGAGGCTTAGTCATTGTTGCTCTGCTTGTGATTTTTAATCGCCTGGGGTTTACTCATGGATAATCGCGTCAATATTTCGTATATCGACGTAAGACAGATATGGAATGACCGAGAGTCATTTCAGTATGCTCTCAGGTTGCTACCTGATAATGTACAAATGCGAGTTACCAAGCTAAAGTTCATTGATGACGCAAAAATGTCATTAGCATCGCATCTGCTCCAGCGTCATTTGGTGTGGAAGTTTgttcaagaaaaagataaagGGACCAAATTGTCTTTTCTCAAAGATATTCGATTTCATTCTGGTAAATTTGGGAGGCCTTATTTCAGGAGTTCTCCAGAATCAGATTATGTAATTGActtcaatatcagcacTGTTTCGGGTCGTGTGATTATAGCACATATTGTCAGATCCAAAAATTGTTCTGAAAGGCTAGAAAAATCAATTCAAGCGCAAACAGACTGTCCTGTTCTTGGAATTGATCTGACAGATCCGCCATCACTACAATCAGCTGAATGGATGGATGAATTCGCACCAATGGTTTCAACTCCAGACGAATTACTGGCCATCAAGGCTGCGTCGTCAATTAATATTGGTATTTCAGACATCGATAGAACCCTTTTATCGGGTATATCTTTAGCTATTCGGTGGGCGATCAAAGAATCTTATATTAAAGGAATTGGTGCAGGGCTGGTGGGTGCTGTTGACATATCCCAAGTGGAAGTGGATAAGGAATCCAATGACTCCATTGATAAACTCGTTATAGACGAGTATCTAAAACAGGCCAGGTCAGCTGCGTCGCATAAAAACGGGGGCGATAATTTTAGCGTAAGCAAGTCCAATAATATCACTGCAAAATACTTTTCTGCTCAGAAGGTCATTGTTGCATCATCTGAGCAGGCTGATTGGAGAGTGAAGATATTTACTTTTGATGGAATAATTGCTGCCATTATGCTACACCAAGATATATGTGTATCGGAGGAGCCAGAATTGAATCTCAACAGACTTGCACTACAAACGATATTAGACGACATTGCCACTTCTTGCTAGCACCCTTGCATaccttatttatttattatatttaagTCATTGTAAATAATAGAGAATATACTTTAGAGGTACACCGTAGTCTACTACATTACTAAAGGGACGAGGAACATGGGATCTGGTGACGCAACTCCGCCACGGATGAATTGTCCAGGATTCGTATTTCTAGCAAACACATATGGGTGATCCCGGGTCTGATAAGCGCTGTACAGTATTGGCACCTGCATAAATCTATCTCGGAGAACGGCTGGTTTTGTGCATGTACGGGGCTCGCAGCCGGGATCAATTCTCAGTCTCTGGTTCCAATCAATTCATTGCTAATTCAACCTCcgattatttattgctcTACTACCATCTTTTTGAATagaaattaatatttttttgtttattggAACCTAGACCGTTGTCAATTATAGTGACGgttgttttttgttctaGTCTCTCTCAATTGTCATAGTCCGACAATGTCAGACTCTACCCCGCAGCCACAGCAAATTACCGCTATAAAGACCCCGTTACCATCGAAATCATGCTCAAAACCATTATCAATTAGCAAAGAtgactcttcttctacagAACCGGATACTAAACCAAAAGATAAACCTCTGCGGAAAGCGAGCCCAACATCTCACTTATATGCCGGATTTGCCAGCGGCATCACCTCTTCTATCCTACTTCAGCCACTAGATTTGTTAAAAACTAGAGTCCAGCAGTCGGGCGAAGCCACTATAACCTCAGCATTTAAGGAGCTAACGTCTTTTCGTGCATTATGGAGAGGAACCGTGCCATCAGCGCTGCGAATGTCCATTGGAAGCGGTTTGTATTTTACCACCCTCAATTCTACCCGTGCATATCTACAACAACGAAATTACAATAAACTTTTACAAGATCACGACAAGGATACAACTTCTAAAGCAGGAAATGCTGGTCTTGGTGATAGCTCGAGCTTGCCAAAACTTGGCATGTACGAAAATCTTGCTAGTGGAGCTTTTGTAAGAGGAGTTGTTGGATTCATGACCATGCCTATTACTGTCATTAAAGTACGCTACGAGTCATCTATGTACAATTATACATCAATGTGGAATGCAGTTCAATCTGTATATAGAAATCACGGAGTGCGGGGGTATTTTTATGGATATGGAGCCACTTTTGCGAGGGATGCTCCTTACGCTGGACTTTACGTTCTGTTTTACGAAAAGTCAAAAGAAATTGTAAATAACCTGTTTCCTTCTACCGAACGCAGATCCACAGTAACTGCGGCCATTATGAATTCATCCTCAGCATTTTTCTCTGCTGGTCTTGCAACTACAATCACCAGTCCATTTGACACCATCAAGACCAGAGTTCAATTAAACCCCGTAAAATACAAAGGCTTCTTCCAAGCTGCAAAGATAATGGTTAAGGAAGATGGTTTTATAAGGTTTTTTGATGGACTTTCACTACGTTTATCAAGAAAGGCACTTAGCGCAGGAATATCTTGGTGTATATATGAAGAGATTGTACGAAGgctccagcagccactgTAACTtgtaatttattatatgcAGCTTTTAGAGCAGATATGACTTGTAGCATTGAAACTGTAGTTCGGTCAGTTCTGGGCATGTCGGCCTATGTGAAGTAGTCCGGTTGACAAAGGCAGACTTATAGAGGATCGAGATCGAAAACAAAGGACCATGCTCATGTGGAGCTGGAAAAACATTGACAATATCGCATATTTTACCTACTCAGTGGTATATCTGTAGTGAGGTTAAAAGTCATACTTCTGACTTGGATTGCTTATCATGGTCAATCGAGTCACTTTGCTTTCGTTCTTTGCGAAAAAAGTATTCCTTGCTGGTTTCCATCTCGGTAATAAGCTCCTGCcattctttctctttctggagATCACCAGTACCGAGTTCCTTTTTTACATCAACTGGTTCTCCTCTATTCAATCTATATGGAAatgttatttattattccTATAGATGCCTTTAAGAGAATCTACTTCATATGTGTACTTACTTGCCAACGACATTCTCAAGATCAGCAACACGAGAATCCTTACTCAAACCTTCGGATCCAACAAGAGCAGCACCGACACCTGCGGCAATCAAAGCAAAAGTGGTATAgtttgaggaagaagagtaCGAAGGACCACCGAACAAGGACAAAACACTCGATTTGACGTTGTGCTTAACAAATCTCAAATAAGGCTTGACTTCACGAACTTCACCAaatttcttggcagcatcGCTAGTGCTAACACTGACGGGGACGATAACATCCTTGCCAGGGACCCAGTCAACAGGGGTAGCAATGCCTTGACCGTCAGCCAATTGCAAAGCATCTAAAACACGAAGGACCTCAGCGGTATTACGGCCAGTAGAGGCTGGGtaaaccaaaaaaagacgaaccttcttcttaggatcgatgatgaagacattACGAATGGTCATAGCCATACCACTGTTAATGTTCTTGAAACCTTCCTCATCAACCATATCATACAAGAAAGCAACATTGCGATCCTTATCGGCAATGATGGGGAAGTCGAATTTCTTGCCAGAGGTGGAAGTCTCCTCAATATCCTTGACCCACTCGCCATGACTCTCCAAACCATCAGCACTCAATCCAATAAGCTTGGCATTACGCTTAGTAAATTCCTCTTGCAAAGCAGCGAAAGCTCCTAATTCAGTGGTACAGACAGGAGTGAAATCGGCAGGGTGGGAAAAGAGAATCGTCCAAGAATCTCCAACGAATTCATGAAAGTCAATTTCACCGTCAGTAGTCAAAGCTTTGAAATTAGGAGCAGTGGATCCAATTCTAATTCTGGGCTAGTTGGATTTGTTAGCAATTGAAATCTTactgaaaatatatcaatTGCTACTTACCTggtcagcagcattgaATGCAAAGTGTCTCACAGCTGGAACAACAATTCGAGCACCAGAACGACTGCGTCTAGCAGAAGTTAAAAGAGTCTTACGAGCCAAAGTCAAAACAGACATTTCGGGGTC
The Sugiyamaella lignohabitans strain CBS 10342 chromosome A, complete sequence genome window above contains:
- the lys7 gene encoding alpha-aminoadipate reductase phosphopantetheinyl transferase Lys7 — encoded protein: MRVTKLKFIDDAKMSLASHLLQRHLVWKFVQEKDKGTKLSFLKDIRFHSGKFGRPYFRSSPESDYVIDFNISTVSGRVIIAHIVRSKNCSERLEKSIQAQTDCPVLGIDLTDPPSLQSAEWMDEFAPMVSTPDELLAIKAASSINIGISDIDRTLLSGISLAIRWAIKESYIKGIGAGLVGAVDISQVEVDKESNDSIDKLVIDEYLKQARSAASHKNGGDNFSVSKSNNITAKYFSAQKVIVASSEQADWRVKIFTFDGIIAAIMLHQDICVSEEPELNLNRLALQTILDDIATSC
- the PRX1 gene encoding Prx1p (Mitochondrial peroxiredoxin with thioredoxin peroxidase activity; has a role in reduction of hydroperoxides; reactivation requires Trr2p and glutathione; induced during respiratory growth and oxidative stress; phosphorylated; protein abundance increases in response to DNA replication stress; GO_component: GO:0005739 - mitochondrion [Evidence IEA,IEA]; GO_component: GO:0005739 - mitochondrion [Evidence IDA,ISS] [PMID 10681558]; GO_component: GO:0005739 - mitochondrion [Evidence IDA] [PMID 10821871]; GO_component: GO:0005739 - mitochondrion [Evidence IDA] [PMID 14576278]; GO_component: GO:0005739 - mitochondrion [Evidence IDA] [PMID 16823961]; GO_function: GO:0016209 - antioxidant activity [Evidence IEA,IEA]; GO_function: GO:0016491 - oxidoreductase activity [Evidence IEA,IEA]; GO_function: GO:0004601 - peroxidase activity [Evidence IEA]; GO_function: GO:0051920 - peroxiredoxin activity [Evidence IEA,IEA]; GO_function: GO:0008379 - thioredoxin peroxidase activity [Evidence IDA,IMP,ISS] [PMID 10681558]; GO_function: GO:0008379 - thioredoxin peroxidase activity [Evidence IDA] [PMID 10821871]; GO_process: GO:0045454 - cell redox homeostasis [Evidence IDA,IMP] [PMID 10681558]; GO_process: GO:0034599 - cellular response to oxidative stress [Evidence IGI] [PMID 15051715]; GO_process: GO:0055114 - oxidation-reduction process [Evidence IEA,IEA]; GO_process: GO:0046686 - response to cadmium ion [Evidence IMP] [PMID 19332553]), giving the protein MSTGNHAMARAHAYKQEDICLTLANSFFNSIDPEMSVLTLARKTLLTSARRSRSGARIVVPAVRHFAFNAADQPRIRIGSTAPNFKALTTDGEIDFHEFVGDSWTILFSHPADFTPVCTTELGAFAALQEEFTKRNAKLIGLSADGLESHGEWVKDIEETSTSGKKFDFPIIADKDRNVAFLYDMVDEEGFKNINSGMAMTIRNVFIIDPKKKVRLFLVYPASTGRNTAEVLRVLDALQLADGQGIATPVDWVPGKDVIVPVSVSTSDAAKKFGEVREVKPYLRFVKHNVKSSVLSLFGGPSYSSSSNYTTFALIAAGVGAALVGSEGLSKDSRVADLENVVGK